The genomic region aggttgtCCATTTTTTGGGcctataattgttcatagtagtctttcatgatttttttttttgtatttctgtggtatcagttgtaatgtttcTTTCactactgattttatttatttgaatcctctgtcttttttttcttggtgagtctagctaaaggtttgtctattttgtttatctgttcaaaAAACAAGttcttagtttcactgatcttttctactgtctttaatttctatttcttttattatttttatttttattttttattccttttatttctgctttaatcctTGTTATTGTCTATTTGTtatttctactaactttgggcttaggttattcttttttatagttccTTGAGGTTaaagttaagttgtttatttgagatattttttgcttcttaatgtatgcatttattgCTATGAGCTTTCCTCTTTGAactgatttgttttcttattgttgcgtttaaggagttctttgtgtattttgactAACAGTTTTTTaccaaatatatcttttttttttaaagattttatttatttatttgacagagagaaattacaagtagatagagaagcaggcagagagagagagagggaagcaggctccctgctgagcagagagcccgatgcgggactcgatcccaggaccctgagatcatgacctgagccgaaggcagcggcttaacccactgagccacccaggcgccccccaaatatatcttttgcaaatattttctcccagtctagtTTGTCTCCTCATTCACTTGATggttaatataaatattatttaaaatataatatctaagacatatttattatctattaatattttttaaaaaagatttttatttgtttatttaacagacagagatcacaagtaggcagagaagcaggcagagagagaggaggaagcaggctccctgctgagcagagagcccgatgcgggcctcgatcccaggaccctgggatcatgacctgagccgaaggcagaggctttgacccactgagccacccaggcgccctattatctattaatattattaatactatCAATGTCATTAATATCAATTAtaacattaatattatataatataaatataagacatatttatattttaattaagatttatattatatataaattataaatttatatatctatacatacacatactatatatatatatgtatgcaccaCTCTCTTtgtcctttgttcttctttttccccttgcttttcAGAACTTCCACCTTGGAATCACTATCCTTCTGTTTGAAGTACATCATTTAGGATTTCCTTTAGGGAGGGTCTACCGGTGACCCTctcatttagggtttttttttttgattgtttgttaaGTCAAGTTGTCTTTAATTTGCCATCATATATGGAATTCATATAGATCAGAATTGTCATAATGAACTGGAAAGGATGAGCTATTCAATAACTGATTTGGGggtaatgactttttttttttaatttaattatttgacagagagatcacaagtaggcaaggaggcaggcagagagaggaggaaacaggctccctgctgagaagagagccccatgcggggctcgatcccaggaccctgagatcatgacctgagcggaaggcagagacttaacccactgagccacccaggcgcccctggggtaaTGACTTCTTATCTGAAAAAATTTAATCCCTATTTcaaactatacacaaaaataaaatcctaagagACTAAATATCTAAGTTGGTAaacataattctttaaaattatcaaaagacTGTAGGAAACTTTTATGATCTTTCCTGGCAAATACTTCTTAAACTGacacaaaaagtaaaaactagAAAAGATTGTGAAATTTCAGCATATGAGAATTGCAAATGTctgcacaattaaaaaaacaagttaaaaaacaaatgatacactggaagaaaatatttatagatataaaacaaataaaggattagtatcttgaatatataaaaaatcccatatgaataaggaaaattctaataggtgatgggcattaaggagggtacttgatgCAATGATCACTGGATGTTACatgcaaccaatgaatcactaaattttacctctgaaactaataataaaaataaacaaaaaaccaccaaaccaaaaccaaaccaaaccaaaacaaaaaagagctcCTCCATCCTCTCTGCATAATGATTTCTATTAAAACTCTATGTTCAAACTTCCCAAATTGGCTGTTGGTATTTTGCTTAGGAAATTAAGATGCAATTTTTCTACCTGGAGAAAATGTGATTCTCAGATTTGTTTAGTAATGGACTAAAAAGAGTCAACTTTGAAACTCTATATTGAAAGCTAAGTGCTTTAATCTAAGTTGTACTTGTGTTTCCCACTGAGAAGGTTAAAGAGATTACATTTGATGAGTGACAAGATGAGAGGCAATAAGATTTGCAGTGTATGAAAGtacatctgaaattattttatttcttttaaacttcttttttaacttattcaAGAGAGTAAGGGTGAGAGATcatgagcagtggggagtgggagagagagaagcagactccctcccattgagcaaggagccccatatgTTGAatcagggatcctgggatcatgacctgagccaaaggcaggcacttaaccaactgagccaaccagtcaccgtatctgaaattattattatttttaaaattattttttatttttaaaatttttttattttttattttttcaacgcAACAGTATTAattacttttgcaccacacccagtgctccatgcaatccgtgccctctccaatacccaccatcCGGTTCCtctaacctcccacccctcgccccttcaaaaccctcaggttgtttttcagagtccatagtctctcatggtttacctccccttccactgaatttattttttatctttttttttaaaaaagattttatttactcattttagagaaagaaagagcgaaAGCAtgagggggccagagggagaaggaaaagcaggctccttgctaagcagggagcccaatgcgggacttgatctcaggaccctgaggtcatgaccccgagctgaaggcagatgctcaacggactgagccacccaggtgcccctgaaattattttttaagtattattccCATTCACATGAAAAGTTGCATTCATTATTTTACCAGTAACTgggaaattgcttttttaaaaaatgagataccaTTTGCAAACAGTTTAAAATTTGGTGATCCAGTATGGTGAAAGACTGCTAGAGGCTGTTTAAATTGTTACAACCACTCTAGAGAACAAtttgtatatatcatataaaacTGTAAATGTACATCTCATACCACCCATAAATACAATCTCTAGGGATATTTCCTATAGGAACTCTTCCTCAGGTGCATAAGATAACAAGTGTAAGAATATTTACTACGGTATGTAACATTAAAAACTGTGACCACAAATATccattaatatattaatgaataaaatatcatatattcATATGATGGAAACTGAAACCTTTAGGAGAAatgaaccatatatatatacagttgacccttaaacagTGAGATTAGGGTTGCCAACCCCCACGCAGTCagaaatctgtgtataactttgattccccccaaacttaactaatAGCCTCCGTTTGACTGGAAGCCTTGCTGATGACATAAACAGTCAATTTAATACATATTGtgtacattatatgtattatatactgtattggTATAATaaagtgagctagagaaaaggaaatgcaattgtgaaaatcataaggagaaaaaatacatttatagtactctATTctatttattgggaaaaaaactCACATGTAAGTGGACTTGTGCTGTTCAAaccatgttattcaagggtcaattCTATTTATGAAGGATGATTTCTAAGCTaagtggagggaaaaaataaactgaagaatgTGATGGTAGTTATGTaaatttaattattcttaaaCATAAATGTTGATTATTTATATCTATACCTGTGTACATGTAACATTCATATATTGACTAGAATGATACCCTTGACTAGAAAGATACCCAGAATCCTCTGGGAATGGGGGGAGGGAACAGGAAATGGAGATCAAAGGATATGATTTCATTATCtgcaataatttattttctttgtaggaaAAAAGACATTAAGGAAATAAGAGCTGCCAAATTTGGGTGGTGGGCCCATAAgcatgaaaaaaatgcataataatATATTAGACCAAATGTCTATGCTGTGAAGCTTAGTGCTTTTTACTGAGTAGCTGTTCTTCTCACCCTGAGGAGAAATCAAGGCAAAGCCCAGGCTGCCATGAAATTCAGAAATGCATATTtgaggagaagatatttgcaaatgacatatctgataaaaggttagtatccaaaatatatcaagatcttataaaactcaatacccaaaaaacaaataatctgattttaaaagggcagaagacatgaatacacattttcaaagaaaacatccagatgcctaacagacacatgaaaagatgatcacatcacttatcagggaaatgcaagtcaaaaccactaggaaatatcacctcacatctgttacaATGGCTACAATTagcaacataagaaacaacaagtgttggtgaggatgtggaggaaaaaaaccccttttagactgttgatgggaatgcaaactggtgtcgtgtagccactgtggaaaagagcatggagtgtcctcaaaagtttaaaaaaaagaatgaccctgtgatccagcagtcgcactgctaggtatttacccaaagaatacaaaaatactaattgaaAGGGGCACACACACCTTgacgtttatagcagcattacctacaatagccaaattatggaaacagcccatctgtccatcaactgatgaatggataaaggagatgtggtgtatatatacaatgaaatattattcagccataaaaagactgaagtcttgccatttgcaatgacatggaaggagctggagagtattatgataaatgaaaaaagtcagagaaagacaaataccatacaatttcaatcatatgtggaatttaagaaacgaaacatacgaacaaagggaaaaaaaagaatcaaaccaaaaaacagactctttataGACAACAGGCTGATGGTTATCAGAAGAGGgatgggtggggaatggggtaattggTAATGGggagtgtacttgtgatgagcacaatGTGATGTATGAAGttctgaatcactatgttgtacacctgaaactaatactatgctgtatgttaactggaatttaaataaaaacttgaaaaaaaatacccatttgaTTGTTAAACTACAGGGGAATATGACATTGTACAGTTGGCTTCTGGGGTGAAACAATGTCCtagcttctcctttcctccttccattAAATATAATTCCCACTGTTTTTTTCCAATtccaattttagaaatattttccaaagccCAATGTATTACATTTGTgtgccatttattcatttatttatttagtaggcATTTATCTTGATTGACTAGGTCCAGGGAAAGGAGTTTGgaaagcaagaagaaagagaaagataaaattggTGATCATACTTTACCCAAATACCTAAGACCCATATGAAGACGATTACAATTTTTTTATTGCTAGTCATAACTAAAGATCAGAATAAATTGAGATGAATGTTATGCTAAATAGAATCAAAATTATGATGTTGTGGTTGGTGGTCTGATGCACCACCCAGATTCCTCTTCAATGAGAATTGTTCCATAAGTGCTAGGAGGGTTATGGACAGACAGCCTTCAGCTATGATCCCCTTTAGAGACTGTCTTAGCTGAAGAAAGTGGTCTTGCCTTGGGCTATGATTCTTCCCTGGTACCTCACACCCAATGGTGTGATGGTGATGAGGGAGTTGGGCTATTTTAGCCTTACCTGGGACAACTCTGACCAGTCATTTTAACTCCAGAGCTCccaaagaagttgctgaggctgtcACTGGATCTGCAGCACTTCAACttatccctctctccctgctgtttACTTGTCATCTTCTTCACAAAGCTCTTCTTAATAAGTATTGTgcatactaaaaataaaaaaaaaattggtgatcAGAAGCACCTCCAAGGACACTGGGGAATTCATACAGGCAAATTCACAAttataaagggaaggaaaaacaatgtGAAATGGTGAGAAAGGAGAGATGCATTGGGAAGTGATGGGAAAAGGGGAtacactgggggggggggaatgacaTGAATTTGAAGCAAGAGTAGGGGTAAAATAAATACAGGATTGGCTGAAGACAACAGAGGTGGAAGAAACAGTCCACACAGCAAGCACAGGCAAAGGATCTAAAAATCCATCTTTGGCTATATGTGGTCTATCCTCTGTGCTAAAGGTCCTTACCAGAAGtaatctatctatcatctatctgtcgatctatctatccatccttGTCTGCTACTGatcaaggcattttattttattttttaaaaaaatattttatttatttatttgacacacacagaaagatcacaagtgggcagagaggtgggcagagagagagaggaggaagcaggctccctgctgaacagacagcccaatgctgggctcagccccaggaccctgagaccatacttgagctgaaggaagaggcttaacccactgagccacccaagcgccctgatCAAGGCATTTTAGCTAAAAACCAAACCCGCAGCTGCCGGGTCCCTACGATGAAGATGTTCCATCTTTGATCGGTGGCATGTGCTCAGAGTGTGTCATGGAGGATCACTAGTGCCTGAAGCCAGCTGGCGATAGGTTGTGGGAGCAGTTCATTCCTGGAATAGGCGCCTCCGGGCCTTGGGAGAGGGACCCGGAAGGCGCTGAGGGCGCGCGTGGGGGCCTGGGCTCGGAGAGGGAGGTAGAGGTTGGAGTGGCGAGTTGGGGAAGGGCTCCAGAAGGTGGGCGTCCAGGTTGAAGTAGAGGAAAGGAGAGCGTCTCCTTGGGCTAGGGGTGGGGGCCCAAGGCCAGGCACCCGGTGTGGGGCCCTGCGGGTGGGGGCTGGCCACCCTTGCAGCGCAGGGGCGGAGCCCAGGGACGGAGCCCACTGCAAGGTCCATCCGAGGCTGCAGGAACTCGCGGTCGGCGTCTTCCTCGTAGGCCTCTGTTTGGGCGGCCATCTCTGGGGCAGAAACGCAGAAGAGGCCCCGCTCGACGGCGACGTCGTGCTCGGGCGCGCTCGGGAACGCGCCCCGTTCCAGGCTGGCAGGCGAGTGGCCCTGCCCTCCGGAGCGCAGGAGAGCCTCGGGGACCAGCACTAGGGTGAGCTCTCCGACGGTCACTTGCAGGGCCGACGTCGGCTCGGGCTCCAGCACCAGGTCTACATCGTCCAGGAGCAGCTGCAGGGCACAGCCGGTGGCCAGGACCACCACGGAGGTGGGTGTGTCAGCGGCCAGGGACCCCTCCAGGCCCGCGGGCTCCTGGGTTCGGCGGCGCTTGGCAGGGCGGGGTCCTCCTGGCGGCGGTCCCCAGCAGGGCTCGGGGTAGGCGCTGTGGCTGCGAAGCCAGCTGCCCATCACCCGGACAGCGCTGCGGGCGGCGCTCTCGGGGCCTGGCGGCGGGTGTGAGGGACCGGGTCCTGCACGCTGTGACAGGTCTCGACGACGACAGGTGAGGCGGCGGGAGCGGCGGAGCGCGGTACCGGGCGACGCAGAGAGAGAGTGCCTGGAGTTCTGGGGGCGCCTCCTGgggccagagtcctggggttctGGAGCGCAGCGCCGGACTTCTGGCTTCAGAATCTGAAAGTCCTCCCGCGGACTGGTCAGCACTGCATTATTGGTAGGAGAAGTCAGGTGACTCCAGGGACCCTCTCAATATAAACCCCTCCTTCTGCCAAAGGGGATTAGGTTTAGTACAGCGCAACagtagagttttgttttgttgcttttagatttttttaaaaaagttttatttaaaaaaaagattttatgtatttatttgacagagagcacaaagtgcgcagaaggagagggagaagcaggctcttctctgagcagggaacccaatgcggggctggatctcaggacgctggcttcatgatggagccacccaggcgccccatagcagggttttttttaagacaatgtaGATACTTCTAGGATATCCTTATGGGGGTTATTGCTTTTATTCTTGGCCAGAgcgggggtgtggggaggtgggtAGCCAAAATACAGAATCAAAAAGTACTTGCTTACTCTAAGAAGTAATCTATGTCTAATGTcctctaaggttttttttttttttttttttaatacagattttatttatttatttgacagcaattacaagtaagcagagaggcaggcagagagagggtggaggcagactccctgccgagcagggagcccaatgtggggttcccaGTACcctaaatcatgacctgagctgaaggcagaggctttaacccactgagccacccaggggcccctcctctAAAGACTTTGAAAAGCCTTTACTTCATCATAGATCACTGTTTCCCTGCGTCCCTTACATGGTTTTTGGAATTCATCAGGAGAGAAGTTAGAAATCCTAATTTTCTGTgataaaaaagcttaaaaaaaatcaagtgaaactttaaaaaaattttttttaactgcagtcTTTTGCTTGGAGGTCAGACTGTGGTAATGATTAATAACAGTagcaaaaatatatcaaaaggttaactttttattttcagacttGCTGCCTGACTTCTATtatactgtttaaaaaattagattatcCAGTCCTCATTAGTGGAACTCATAGGAACGAAAGGAaagttgagaaaatgaaattcttggTTTGTGTTGGATTTGGGATTTAAAAACcaacacatttaattttaaaacagaggTCTTTGACTTTTACCTATGTATTTATGGCAAAAACCCTCAATGGGTAATTGCTAGGTAGTAGTGTGTGGCACCCTAACAATAATAGTTCATGCCAAACTGCTTTCTTAAGTAGTTGtcctattttgtatttctatgaaCAGTGGGTAAGAATTTCCTC from Mustela erminea isolate mMusErm1 chromosome 1, mMusErm1.Pri, whole genome shotgun sequence harbors:
- the LOC116590400 gene encoding proline-rich protein 23B-like; this translates as MGSWLRSHSAYPEPCWGPPPGGPRPAKRRRTQEPAGLEGSLAADTPTSVVVLATGCALQLLLDDVDLVLEPEPTSALQVTVGELTLVLVPEALLRSGGQGHSPASLERGAFPSAPEHDVAVERGLFCVSAPEMAAQTEAYEEDADREFLQPRMDLAVGSVPGLRPCAARVASPHPQGPTPGAWPWAPTPSPRRRSPFLYFNLDAHLLEPFPNSPLQPLPPSPSPGPHARPQRLPGPSPKARRRLFQE